From Anticarsia gemmatalis isolate Benzon Research Colony breed Stoneville strain chromosome 27, ilAntGemm2 primary, whole genome shotgun sequence, one genomic window encodes:
- the RYa gene encoding RYamide — MCAWSACGAWGAWGARGGAGAVGGAGRCTCAALLLLLAVLVSADYDKRSDSALSPMPFVMGSRYGRSSPPKLIAPRNDRFFMGSRYGKRSEGAGTRAAAVWGAAAGGAAGAGGAGGAGAALLCEYTGVFPLYRCVRHDKRDHYDARSADEAGMGEEE, encoded by the exons ATGTGCGCGTGGAGCGCGTGCGGCGCGTGGGGCGCGTGGGgggcgcgcggcggcgcggggGCAGTGGGGGGCGCGGGGAGGTGCACGTGCGcggcgctgctgctgctgctcgCCGTGCTCGTGTCCGCCGACTACGATAAGAGATCCGACAGTGCGT TGTCGCCGATGCCGTTCGTGATGGGGTCCCGCTACGGGCGCAGCTCTCCACCCAAACTGATCGCGCCCAGGAACGACAG GTTCTTCATGGGCAGTCGCTACGGCAAGCGCTCGGAGGGCGCCGGCACCCGCGCGGCCGCCGTGtggggcgcggcggcgggcggcgcggcgggtgCGGGGGGTGCggggggcgcgggcgcggcgctgcTGTGCGAGTACACCGGCGTGTTCCCGCTGTACCGCTGCGTGCGCCACGACAAGAGAGACCACTATGACGC GAGGAGTGCAGACGAGGCGGGAATGGGCGAGGAGGAGTAA